One stretch of bacterium DNA includes these proteins:
- a CDS encoding DeoR family transcriptional regulator — protein sequence MENNNQDKETQNTANDNKSFVTPDFIHKKTERLVTAVYMLSNFFPEKEPLRWEVRKLGIDLLGASSSVFYTKTSDVENYLRESIGIIGELIVRFEIAHISSLISGMNFTVLKNELLSIRDTIESLSKSGKGQNILITSDFFAQDKLLEKAPEAIEAKEALPNKAISRSSSQQHPQSLSMKPMKLLSKAPEAIEAKEARSLLHSIASKRKGDRSETILKILKKKDNLTVKDIAQVISDCSEKTIQRELLALVDKNVLKKVGERRWSRYSLA from the coding sequence ATGGAAAATAATAATCAAGACAAAGAGACACAAAATACAGCTAACGATAATAAATCTTTTGTAACTCCAGACTTCATTCACAAGAAAACGGAGAGGCTTGTTACTGCAGTTTATATGCTCTCAAATTTTTTCCCCGAGAAAGAACCTCTTCGTTGGGAAGTTCGGAAGCTCGGCATCGATCTTCTTGGTGCAAGTTCCTCTGTCTTTTATACTAAAACGTCTGATGTGGAAAATTACCTTCGAGAAAGTATTGGTATTATTGGGGAATTAATAGTACGTTTTGAAATTGCCCATATCTCGAGTCTTATATCGGGAATGAATTTTACCGTACTCAAAAATGAACTCCTTTCCATAAGAGACACTATTGAGTCGTTGAGTAAAAGTGGAAAGGGACAAAACATACTTATCACGAGTGATTTTTTTGCTCAAGACAAACTTCTTGAAAAAGCTCCAGAAGCTATCGAAGCTAAAGAAGCTCTTCCTAACAAAGCTATTTCCCGAAGCTCTTCCCAACAACACCCACAAAGTCTTTCCATGAAGCCAATGAAGCTCCTTTCTAAGGCTCCCGAAGCTATTGAAGCTAAAGAAGCTAGAAGCTTGCTCCATTCCATCGCATCAAAAAGAAAAGGAGACCGCTCGGAAACAATTTTGAAGATTTTAAAGAAAAAGGATAATCTCACCGTAAAGGACATCGCGCAGGTAATCTCTGATTGCAGTGAAAAAACAATACAGCGTGAATTACTTGCGTTGGTAGATAAAAATGTCCTTAAAAAAGTTGGTGAGCGGAGATGGAGCAGATACTCGCTGGCATAA
- a CDS encoding DNA translocase FtsK yields MAKKEKNGGDRRSKGNIISGLKQETRHAVISIVLFVAAVLFILASFHKSGVVGNYLYTALSALLGVGYFILPILLILLAISFLKETRPNFALSTGGGSILFMLSALGIIDILSKNSSGGIVGKIVSVPILKLFDLTAGLILLTAILATSFLIMFDTRPRIEPLVLLFKKLFSRTPKVDETVSEVEIEVTTGEESEERDEDAPKPVLQSAQSESVGKIKTVLGIGKNKNKEISVEFIGKGTFNPPPLSLLEGDRGKPGVGDIKANANIIKRMLQNFGIDVEMDEVTIGPSVTRYALKPAEGVRLSKILSLQNNLELALAAHPVRIEAPIPGKSLVGIELPNNTKTTVGLGTLLSDETYQKSVKSLLLALGKDISGHAHFADLGKMPHLLIAGATGSGKSVTIHTIVNSLLFRNSPENMRFVMIDPKRVELTLYNGIPHLLTPVITDAKKAILALKWAAKEMERRYNILEGESVRDISSYHKTIVEPAMKKVGNKQPPTNDTDTENGVSSLPEKMPYIVIIIDELADIMTSYPRELESAIVRLAQMSRAVGIHLILSTQRPSVNIITGLIKANIPARVALQVTSQIDSRTILDMGGAEKLLGAGDMLYISGEMSKPIRIQSAYISEAEVKNVVKFLKSEYGDAIPEEISLTASPGKNSLFESSFDDEELEDDDELYEEAREIVIETGKASSSYLQRRLKVGYARAARLLDVLEEKGVVGPGEGSKPRDVLEKRVPQEGEYH; encoded by the coding sequence ATGGCAAAAAAAGAAAAAAATGGTGGAGATAGAAGGAGCAAGGGGAATATTATATCTGGTCTTAAACAAGAAACACGGCATGCGGTAATTTCAATAGTATTGTTTGTGGCCGCAGTTCTTTTCATTCTCGCATCATTTCACAAGTCGGGAGTTGTTGGTAACTATCTCTACACTGCTCTCTCTGCACTTTTGGGTGTAGGATATTTTATACTTCCCATACTTCTCATTCTTCTTGCTATATCTTTCCTGAAAGAAACACGTCCAAATTTTGCACTTTCAACAGGGGGTGGATCAATTCTTTTTATGCTCTCTGCACTCGGCATCATCGACATTCTCTCTAAAAATAGTTCCGGGGGGATCGTGGGGAAGATTGTTTCGGTCCCTATACTAAAACTTTTTGATCTCACCGCCGGCCTCATTCTCCTTACCGCGATTCTTGCCACTTCTTTTCTTATCATGTTTGACACGAGGCCGCGCATTGAGCCACTCGTTCTCCTCTTTAAAAAACTTTTTTCACGCACACCAAAAGTTGATGAGACAGTTTCTGAAGTTGAAATTGAAGTAACCACCGGAGAAGAAAGCGAAGAAAGGGATGAGGATGCCCCAAAGCCGGTGTTGCAGTCGGCTCAGTCTGAAAGCGTCGGAAAAATAAAAACCGTGCTCGGTATCGGCAAAAATAAGAACAAAGAAATCTCAGTTGAATTCATAGGCAAGGGAACATTTAACCCTCCCCCACTTTCACTCCTTGAGGGAGATCGAGGGAAGCCCGGTGTTGGTGATATCAAAGCAAATGCAAATATCATTAAGAGAATGCTCCAAAATTTTGGTATTGATGTTGAGATGGATGAAGTAACGATTGGCCCGTCTGTCACACGCTATGCACTTAAACCTGCTGAAGGGGTTCGTCTTTCAAAAATTTTAAGTCTCCAAAACAATCTTGAACTTGCCCTTGCAGCACATCCAGTGCGCATCGAGGCGCCTATCCCGGGAAAATCACTTGTTGGCATCGAGCTTCCCAATAATACAAAAACAACTGTCGGGCTTGGCACACTTCTCTCCGATGAGACATATCAAAAATCCGTAAAATCACTTCTCCTTGCGCTCGGGAAAGATATTTCCGGTCATGCGCACTTCGCCGACCTCGGGAAAATGCCTCATCTTCTCATTGCTGGTGCAACAGGTTCAGGAAAATCTGTCACCATACACACAATCGTCAATTCTCTCCTCTTTCGCAATTCTCCTGAAAATATGAGATTCGTCATGATTGACCCAAAACGTGTCGAGCTTACTCTCTACAACGGCATCCCCCACCTTCTTACTCCTGTCATTACTGACGCTAAAAAAGCCATATTGGCACTTAAATGGGCAGCGAAGGAAATGGAGAGGAGGTATAACATTTTGGAAGGAGAGTCGGTGCGAGACATATCTTCGTATCACAAAACAATCGTAGAACCAGCAATGAAAAAAGTCGGGAATAAGCAACCGCCAACAAATGACACGGACACGGAAAATGGCGTAAGTAGTTTGCCTGAGAAAATGCCCTATATTGTAATCATTATCGATGAACTTGCTGATATTATGACCAGCTATCCGCGGGAACTCGAGTCGGCGATCGTACGCCTTGCACAAATGAGTCGCGCGGTAGGAATCCATCTTATTCTCTCAACACAGAGACCGAGTGTTAATATCATCACTGGTCTTATTAAGGCAAACATCCCCGCACGCGTTGCCCTTCAAGTAACCTCGCAAATCGACTCGAGAACAATCCTTGACATGGGCGGAGCAGAAAAACTCCTCGGCGCAGGAGACATGCTGTATATTTCAGGCGAAATGTCTAAGCCGATACGCATTCAATCGGCGTACATTTCAGAAGCTGAAGTTAAAAATGTTGTGAAGTTTTTGAAAAGCGAGTATGGAGACGCGATACCAGAAGAAATTTCCCTTACGGCGTCTCCCGGGAAAAACAGTCTTTTTGAATCCTCGTTTGACGACGAAGAGCTTGAGGATGATGATGAACTCTATGAGGAAGCACGAGAAATTGTTATCGAGACAGGAAAAGCATCTTCTTCGTATCTCCAACGAAGATTAAAGGTTGGATACGCACGCGCAGCGCGACTCCTTGATGTACTTGAGGAGAAGGGTGTTGTGGGACCAGGAGAGGGATCAAAGCCACGAGATGTGCTGGAGAAGCGTGTGCCGCAGGAGGGGGAATACCACTAA
- the recA gene encoding recombinase RecA, producing the protein MIKKPKKEEKTSGATIDETIKAIETKFGEGAIMKLGDKPRVGIDSIPTGSIGLDEALGVGGLPRGRIIEVFGPESSGKTTLALHVVAEAQKKGGVCAFVDAEHALDPLYSKNLGVKIDELLISQPDTGEQALEITESLVRSGKIDVIVVDSVAALTPKDEIEGDMGAQHMGKQARLMSQALRKLTAIVAKSKTVVIFINQIRMQIGMMFGNPETTPGGKALKFYTSVRIDIRRIAQIKKGEEVIGNRVRARVVKNKVASPFKLAEFDLIYNEGISKEGEIIGLGEKFGIISKSGSSYAFGEEKIGRGYDSARQFLKENPKVTNQILKAIRENFKEAA; encoded by the coding sequence ATGATCAAAAAACCAAAAAAAGAAGAAAAAACAAGTGGAGCAACGATTGACGAGACCATCAAGGCGATAGAAACAAAATTTGGCGAAGGAGCCATCATGAAGCTTGGCGATAAGCCGAGGGTTGGTATTGATTCAATTCCTACAGGGTCAATAGGGCTTGATGAAGCGTTGGGTGTTGGGGGGCTTCCCCGCGGAAGAATCATTGAGGTCTTCGGACCGGAATCATCAGGAAAAACGACGCTTGCGCTTCATGTTGTTGCAGAAGCGCAAAAAAAAGGAGGTGTGTGTGCATTCGTTGACGCAGAGCACGCCCTTGATCCGCTCTACTCGAAAAATCTCGGGGTTAAGATCGATGAATTACTTATTTCACAGCCCGATACGGGAGAGCAGGCGCTTGAGATCACCGAGAGTCTTGTGCGTTCGGGGAAAATCGATGTCATTGTTGTTGATTCCGTCGCGGCACTCACGCCCAAAGATGAGATTGAGGGAGATATGGGAGCACAACACATGGGGAAGCAAGCGCGTCTTATGTCCCAAGCGCTTCGTAAATTGACCGCAATCGTCGCTAAAAGCAAAACGGTGGTTATTTTCATCAACCAGATCCGTATGCAGATCGGTATGATGTTTGGCAATCCGGAAACAACTCCGGGAGGCAAGGCGCTCAAGTTTTACACCTCGGTGCGCATTGATATCCGCAGAATTGCGCAGATAAAAAAAGGAGAGGAGGTGATCGGCAATCGTGTGCGAGCGCGTGTCGTAAAAAATAAAGTTGCTTCGCCGTTTAAACTTGCCGAATTTGATCTCATCTACAACGAAGGAATTTCAAAAGAAGGAGAGATCATCGGACTTGGAGAGAAATTCGGCATCATCAGTAAATCAGGATCATCGTATGCGTTTGGCGAAGAAAAGATCGGCAGAGGATATGATTCGGCACGGCAGTTTCTCAAAGAAAATCCGAAGGTAACGAATCAAATTCTGAAGGCGATCAGGGAAAATTTTAAGGAGGCGGCGTAA
- the rpsR gene encoding 30S ribosomal protein S18, protein MNQCHFSANNIKHIDYKDTEAFKKFLNPHARIMARKKTGVCAKHQRMLALAVKRARFMGFIPYVAR, encoded by the coding sequence ATGAACCAGTGTCATTTTTCAGCAAATAATATAAAACATATCGATTATAAAGATACGGAGGCATTTAAAAAATTCCTCAATCCTCACGCGCGTATTATGGCGCGAAAGAAAACCGGCGTGTGCGCAAAGCACCAGAGAATGCTCGCGCTTGCTGTGAAGCGTGCCCGTTTTATGGGATTTATTCCTTATGTTGCAAGGTAG
- the ssb gene encoding single-stranded DNA-binding protein, whose protein sequence is MYLNKAIIIGNLTRDPELKALPSGSQVTSFSLATNRVWKDKNGAKQESVDYHNIVVFGRQAETVAQYLKKGSSALIEGRMQTRSWDAADGTKKYRTEVIADRVQFGPRKEGGGPSVAGKPKEGGKQAEEIDTIEYPQEDINPDEIPF, encoded by the coding sequence ATGTACCTCAACAAAGCAATCATCATTGGAAACCTGACGCGAGACCCTGAACTCAAGGCGCTCCCTTCGGGGTCGCAGGTCACCTCGTTCTCTCTTGCGACCAATCGAGTATGGAAAGATAAAAACGGTGCAAAGCAGGAAAGTGTTGATTATCACAATATTGTAGTATTCGGACGACAAGCGGAAACCGTTGCGCAATATCTCAAGAAAGGAAGCTCGGCATTGATTGAAGGAAGAATGCAGACGCGAAGCTGGGATGCGGCGGATGGAACCAAAAAATACAGAACCGAAGTTATCGCCGATCGCGTTCAATTCGGCCCACGCAAGGAAGGAGGAGGGCCATCGGTCGCAGGAAAGCCAAAAGAAGGAGGTAAACAAGCAGAAGAGATTGATACCATTGAATATCCCCAAGAAGATATTAACCCCGATGAAATCCCGTTCTAA
- a CDS encoding 30S ribosomal protein S6, protein MANTEKENMEDEKESNPRIYELGFLLVPTIDENAVSGEASRIKGVVESCGALLISDENPKSITLAYSIDKRVSGKRKSFTNAYFAWIKFHADPSHIATLKKNMEGDQSVLRFLIIKTVKESTLIQKRPFMGIRGKKKEATETKGEKPKVEAIPASEAELDKTIEELVIY, encoded by the coding sequence ATGGCAAACACCGAAAAAGAAAACATGGAGGATGAAAAAGAAAGCAATCCGAGAATCTACGAGCTCGGCTTTCTTCTGGTGCCCACGATCGACGAAAATGCCGTTTCAGGAGAGGCAAGTCGAATCAAGGGAGTCGTTGAATCGTGCGGAGCGCTCCTTATTTCAGACGAGAATCCCAAATCGATTACCCTTGCGTACTCGATTGATAAACGCGTTAGTGGGAAAAGGAAATCTTTTACCAACGCTTACTTCGCATGGATCAAATTCCACGCCGATCCTTCTCATATAGCTACTCTCAAAAAAAATATGGAAGGAGATCAGTCGGTGTTAAGATTCCTCATCATTAAGACAGTCAAAGAAAGCACGCTCATCCAGAAGCGTCCATTCATGGGGATACGAGGAAAAAAGAAAGAAGCAACTGAAACAAAGGGCGAGAAGCCCAAAGTAGAAGCAATACCAGCTTCAGAAGCCGAGCTTGATAAAACGATTGAAGAGCTGGTAATATATTAA
- a CDS encoding TatD family hydrolase, translating to MEEVSKAPRFFDVHSHVNDARFDQDRIEVIERTLRERVFTISVGTDRRSSQLVTELAEFYDGMYSSIGIHPTDNTKEQFNEKYFTELASSRKVVAVGECGLDYLRATDASASEKKRQKDLFETQIEFAVRIGKPLMIHCREAHRDAVDILSSKKREHGEKLWGNIHFFSAGPDIAKQYLELGFSMSFSGVITFARDYDDAVRYIPLDMIMSETDSPYATPVPFRGKRNEPLYVEEVVKKIAEIRREPLETVAPALVSNAFRIFKISPLNIASSFT from the coding sequence ATGGAAGAAGTATCAAAGGCCCCTCGATTTTTCGATGTTCATTCGCATGTAAATGATGCGCGATTTGATCAGGACAGGATCGAGGTAATCGAACGCACGCTTCGCGAAAGGGTGTTCACGATTTCTGTCGGGACTGACCGCAGAAGCTCGCAACTGGTTACAGAGCTTGCAGAGTTTTACGACGGCATGTATTCATCGATCGGCATTCACCCGACCGATAACACGAAAGAGCAATTCAATGAAAAATATTTTACAGAGCTTGCTTCGTCTCGGAAGGTGGTGGCAGTAGGGGAGTGCGGCCTTGATTATCTAAGGGCAACAGACGCGAGTGCGAGTGAGAAGAAGCGGCAAAAAGATCTTTTTGAAACCCAAATTGAGTTTGCGGTCCGCATCGGGAAACCCTTGATGATTCACTGCCGTGAGGCACACCGTGACGCTGTTGATATACTCTCGTCAAAAAAACGTGAGCACGGAGAGAAATTATGGGGCAACATTCATTTTTTCTCTGCCGGACCCGATATTGCAAAACAATATCTTGAACTGGGATTCAGTATGTCGTTTTCGGGTGTCATTACCTTCGCGCGCGATTATGACGATGCGGTGAGATATATCCCCCTTGATATGATCATGTCTGAAACCGATTCGCCGTATGCGACACCGGTTCCTTTCAGAGGAAAGCGCAATGAACCCCTCTATGTTGAGGAGGTGGTCAAAAAAATAGCCGAGATACGCAGAGAACCGCTTGAAACAGTCGCTCCTGCCCTGGTTTCAAATGCGTTTAGAATATTTAAAATTTCTCCACTGAATATCGCAAGTTCCTTTACATAG